One Catharus ustulatus isolate bCatUst1 chromosome 16, bCatUst1.pri.v2, whole genome shotgun sequence genomic window, CCTGCGAGGTGGCCCAAGGCTCCCACCTTGTACGTTCTCTAAACTGGGGTGGTGGATAATGAGGatcctgcaaacacagcagggacaaaCTCATTGCTGTGTGAGGCAGTGGGGTGAAGGAGCTCTCGTGtttcctgcagccccatggacctttcagagctgctgaaggaggGGACGAAGGAATCGCACGACCGTGCGGAGAACACTCAGTTTGTCAAGGACTTCCTCAAGGGCCGCATCAAGAAGGAGCTCTTCAAGGTGAGTGTTGCTCTGCTCCCCATCTCTTCGATGCACCCAGTGACTGAGGCAGACTCCAAGGcagagccccacagccctgggggtgctATGGTGGGAGATAAAGCAGAGCCTTTGCTCCTTCAAGCAGTGCCTGCCTGGTGCAGGCTCTCTAGGCTGGTTCGTGTGAGGCCTGGGGGTTTCCTCTTGTTTACCCCAATTCCATGTAGGCAGGAGTAGTCATGGGATGAATTGTGCCCATTTAGTGAGCAGCTTCTCACatgagctgtgctctgtccaTAGCTGGCCACTGTGGCCCTTTACTTCACCTACTCTGCTCTGGAAGAGGAGATGGATCGCAACAAGGACAACCCAGTCTTTGCTCCTCTGTATTTCCCCGTAGAGCTTCACCGGAGAGAAGCTTTGGCCAAAGACCTCAAATATTTCTATGGGGaagactggaaagaaaagatCCAGTGTTCAGAGGCAACTCAGCAGTATGTGGACAGAATCCATCACGTGGGACAACAcgagccagagctgctggtggctcaTGCTTACACACGCTACATGGGGGACCTCTCAGGTGGCCAGGTGCTGAAGAAGGTAGCCCAGAGGGCCCTGAAGTTACCCAGTACTGAGGAAGGGATCC contains:
- the HMOX2 gene encoding heme oxygenase 2, which translates into the protein MPSALESPEGGEEDVLHYEEIEDDAVSPMDLSELLKEGTKESHDRAENTQFVKDFLKGRIKKELFKLATVALYFTYSALEEEMDRNKDNPVFAPLYFPVELHRREALAKDLKYFYGEDWKEKIQCSEATQQYVDRIHHVGQHEPELLVAHAYTRYMGDLSGGQVLKKVAQRALKLPSTEEGIQFYVFDNISNAQQFKQLYRARMNALDLDKNTKERIVEEANKAFRFNMQVFDELDKIGRSLAEEAQDGGVPVHDGKGDIRKCPYYADKLGTASPGCPFHAALGLARQPLVQLVLAACMAVAAGAAAWYIL